One segment of Trypanosoma brucei brucei TREU927 chromosome 8, complete sequence DNA contains the following:
- a CDS encoding ABC transporter, putative, with product MHSELKAYAVLVAFTLLGELGPFRGAYSSVEDEVAASHSLQEVLDFPTVSYYDSLVGEPLTGGHHRGIVDMFSGSSTECFNGGVPPTNGDSNCTCPARSKFSGLKCEMCQTDGSCDSIAGPQSVCERRLAIWGSNKQFECSFNTPFFIKQMGGGRDVEALVTLNCSTPDGTAFHESNSGTCEMTLFRVEPKHEYVDPFFSCSVEQCTMHLEEIKTNKANKTPTNSNIISKAGLIAWRVLIVALCLLLAMLQCVSPKVGRGRTAKLLYVLACLLVAVTLLFILVMVLNMHQGTPELNAVYECNKTHCDCSEDPPKEYGPFCSGTVMKKFILPQIKNSIKIVCNLQDKTCRLTLKDVKIIIDLNCTASECTNKRKFPNGPSLPVPADDKAQRALLTFIALGFLVLLVLFGLHVLWVLRRTQKRKAEFVDRFGLPELWTQEGEEGVPETRCNGQGWGVATQRQRRHEGGAGGLTTARSAMSIGEAGGSAQRSCSGDMPSLSESERHFTSNTNRHDKKDFIRGVTKSPLKLQLTDLDYKLESSCFSSNNNDASQHILQQVNFSVRSGDVLAIIGPSGAGKTSLLDLLSARRKQGRVFGEMTINNTPLVGASNEVTEQYRNIIGYVSQEDTLIPALTVYETIKYAARLKLPQAFSSESINGIVDRMIEALRLTRCKDTVIGDGTKLRGVSGGEKRRVSIAVELLANPRILFLDEPTSGLDAVSAKHVIDAVVQLAKESPMRAYAPHYFAFRPIVIFSIHQPSQEIYELCDKILLLSRGMSIYCGPASCAAETLEARVQRVMGGVQTIPRLADNPNHAEYLMKLEEIVDDVARVELQRENTAQMLSRDETSSGMRHEEQAIIRGDIILKTTFGFRRYYANVYQQVGLLTSRAARSLLTSSHLIVCHAAVTASVSTLMMILYHEEGLDLPGALNRAGSVTFLLLVVSFASLSCLEHLVTERKLFAVERENGYYTTLPYLLSKIIVDIIPLRVLPTLVMAALIYVPMGLRGDSGIHLFWFIIIVALFSVCITLIVMCVGVVTGSFGSAALLSSVVILWNFVFGGLLVQSTTVPAALRPFQAASPFFLAFESLLVNELDGQDCTFAPTDATGKPSSTNVPILCVQYLTNMGLTPARFTRDVGQLAVMVLVLLCLAWLLLFQFTTVAR from the coding sequence ATGCACTCGGAATTGAAAGCCTATGCTGTTCTTGTTGCTTTTACCCTCCTTGGAGAGCTTGGTCCCTTTCGAGGCGCGTACAGCTCCGTCGAGGACGAAGTAGCGGCATCGCATTCCCTCCAAGAGGTTCTTGATTTCCCAACTGTATCATATTATGACTCACTCGTAGGAGAGCCTTTAACGGGAGGGCACCACCGTGGTATCGTTGATATGTTTTCCGGTAGCTCCACTGAGTGCTTCAACGGAGGTGTGCCCCCGACGAATGGGGATTCGAACTGCACCTGTCCCGCGCGAAGCAAATTTTCAGGTCTTAAGTGTGAGATGTGCCAGACAGATGGTTCGTGTGATTCCATCGCAGGTCCGCAAAGTGTGTGCGAGAGGAGGCTAGCAATTTGGGGATCAAACAAGCAGTTCGAGTGCTCATTTAACACGCCATTCTTCATTAAGCAAATGGGTGGCGGCCGCGATGTCGAGGCCCTCGTGACTCTCAATTGCTCAACACCCGATGGCACCGCCTTTCATGAGAGTAACTCCGGTACCTGCGAGATGACATTGTTCCGGGTGGAACCAAAGCACGAATATGTAGATCCATTTTTTAGTTGTTCGGTGGAACAGTGCACGATGCACCTCGAGGAAATCAAAACGAACAAGGCAAATAAAACACCAACCAACTCAAACATCATCTCGAAGGCGGGCCTCATTGCATGGCGGGTGCTCATTGTCGCATTGTGCCTGCTACTGGCGATGCTGCAGTGCGTTTCACCCAAGGTGGGTCGCGGACGAACGGCGAAGCTTTTGTATGTGCTAGCTTGCCTGTTGGTAGCGGTGACATTACTTTTTATACTCGTGATGGTTCTCAACATGCATCAGGGGACACCGGAACTCAATGCCGTGTACGAGTGTAATAAAACACATTGCGACTGCTCGGAGGATCCACCGAAGGAGTATGGACCATTTTGCTCAGGAACGGTTATGAAAAAATTTATACTTCCGCAGATCAAAAACTCTATCAAGATAGTTTGTAACTTGCAGGATAAGACGTGCAGGCTGACGCTAAAGGACGTTAAAATCATTATTGACTTAAACTGCACAGCCAGTGAGTgcacaaataaaaggaagtttCCCAACGGACCGTCGCTGCCGGTACCGGCAGATGATAAGGCACAACGGGCACTACTCACTTTCATTGCCCTCGgttttttggtgttgttggtgctgtttGGTTTGCATGTTTTGTGGGTCCTTAGGAGGacgcagaaaagaaaggccGAATTCGTTGATAGGTTTGGACTCCCAGAGTTGTGGACTcaagaaggagaagaaggTGTGCCAGAAACGCGTTGCAACGGCCAGGGGTGGGGGGTTGCAACgcaacggcagcggcggcacgAGGGAGGTGCAGGGGGCTTGACTACAGCACGAAGCGCAATGTCCATCGGCGAAGCCGGTGGATCAGCGCAGAGAAGTTGTAGTGGTGATATGCCCAGCTTAAGTGAATCCGAGAGGCACTTCACCAGCAACACTAACCGACATGACAAGAAGGATTTCATCCGTGGGGTGACAAAGTCTCCCCTCAAACTACAACTGACTGATTTGGACTACAAGCTTGAGTCCTCTTGCTTTTCCAGCAACAATAACGATGCATCACAACATATACTGCAGCAAGTAAACTTCTCTGTGAGGTCAGGAGATGTGCTTGCAATCATTGGCCCCTCAGGAGCTGGGAAAACGAGCTTGCTAGACCTTCTGTCGGCACGGAGGAAGCAAGGACGTGTCTTTGGAGAGATGACAATAAACAACACCCCGCTAGTCGGTGCCTCCAATGAGGTTACGGAACAGTATCGTAACATCATTGGTTACGTCTCCCAGGAAGATACGCTGATTCCAGCCCTGACAGTATACGAAACCATCAAGTACGCCGCCCGGTTGAAGCTACCTCAGGCGTTCTCCAGCGAAAGTATCAACGGGATTGTAGACCGTATGATTGAAGCGTTGAGATTGACTCGTTGTAAGGACACAGTCATTGGTGATGGAACCAAGCTGCGTGGTGTTAGCGGAGGAGAGAAGCGGCGAGTCTCAATTGCCGTAGAGCTATTAGCCAACCCGCGTATCCTCTTCCTTGACGAACCAACAAGCGGTCTTGATGCTGTCAGCGCCAAACATGTCATCGATGCTGTCGTTCAGCTTGCAAAGGAGTCACCTATGCGGGCATACGCACCGCATTACTTCGCGTTCAGGCCCATTGTCATTTTCAGTATACATCAACCTTCACAGGAAATTTACGAGCTCTGTGATAAAATTTTGCTTCTTTCACGCGGTATGAGTATCTATTGTGGTCCCGCCAGCTGTGCTGCGGAGACACTTGAGGCACGCGTCCAACGGGTGATGGGAGGCGTCCAGACAATCCCACGCCTTGCCGACAACCCGAACCACGCAGAGTATCTGATGAAGCTCGAGGAAATTGTCGACGATGTGGCACGCGTGGAACTTCAGAGGGAGAACACGGCACAGATGCTTTCAAGAGACGAGACATCATCAGGAATGCGTCACGAAGAGCAAGCCATAATCAGAGGGGACATCATCCTCAAGACAACTTTTGGCTTCCGCAGGTATTATGCGAATGTGTACCAGCAAGTTGGGCTGCTAACGTCGCGTGCAGCTCGTTCTCTGCTTACCTCTTCTCATCTGATTGTCTGCCACGCTGCAGTTACGGCATCGGTCAGCACCCTCATGATGATCTTATATCACGAGGAGGGGCTGGATCTCCCAGGAGCCCTTAACCGTGCGGGGTCCGTCACGTTTCTTCTGTTGGTTGTTTCATTTGCATCACTAAGCTGCCTTGAGCATCTGGTCACAGAGCGGAAGCTGTTCGCAGTGGAGCGCGAAAACGGGTATTACACCACTCTGCCGTATCTCCTGTCGAAGATAATTGTCGACATCATACCGCTCCGAGTTCTACCGACGTTGGTGATGGCAGCGCTCATCTATGTGCCCATGGGGCTTCGGGGGGACAGTGGCATACACTTATTCtggttcatcatcattgtGGCACTGTTTTCAGTCTGCATTACACTGATTGTAATGTGTGTGGGAGTTGTTACTGGTTCATTTGGTTCCGCTGCCCTTTTGAGCAGCGTCGTCATCCTATGGAACTTCGTTTTTGGGGGTTTGCTCGTGCAATCAACAACAGTCCCCGCGGCACTTCGACCGTTCCAGGCAGCCtcgcctttctttcttgcctTTGAATCTCTATTGGTGAATGAACTTGATGGGCAGGATTGTACCTTCGCTCCGACAGACGCAACGGGAAAGCCATCGTCGACAAATGTACCAATTTTATGTGTGCAGTACTTGACCAACATGGGCCTCACACCCGCACGCTTTACCAGGGATGTTGGGCAGCTTGCGGTAATGGTGCTCGTGCTACTGTGCTTGGCGTGGCTACTTCTGTTCCAATTCACTACTGTCGCACGTTGA